ATCAGTGAGGAAATACAACACACACTCTGTAGACATGCTGAGCAGTGACAGATGGTACTCACTGGTGATACATGCGGAGGACGTCATACAGGTAATCCTTTTCTGCTTCATTTTCAATCAGCAACTCCACCTGCAAGAAAACACAAGCATCTGGTATCATCCTTCTTCATTAAGGCCCCTGAAACACACTGTATCTCTCCCCTGTTTTCCTGTCAGCTACAGGGGGtgagccgtgtgtgtgtgtgtgtgtgtgtgtgtgtgtgtgtgtgtgtgtgtgtgtgtgtgtccgagTCATACAAACCTGATGACGGTTCAGTTGCAGCAGGATAGTTTTAAGGAACCGTTTGGGCCAGTCGCTGATATAACACATTTTACCATCTGTCTCCAGCAAAATCTCTCCTATAATAAGCTGAAAGCCTCACTTTCTAAGACATTAAAGTTCAGATAACTCCCTGGATGTCCATGTGCTAAACGTGTAATGGGCTGCCCATGTCTAACCATCAAACCCCTGGGAGGAAATAATGGCCACAGGGATGAGGAGAGGCTGCAGTAGGAAGGTCCGGAGTGTCACCTTACATCTCAAAAAGAAGTAAACATTCACACACGCACGCCTCATGTTGAATAATCAGACCTCAAATTAAAGAACAGGCATCATAGAGCACACACCCTCCAAGGACCATTTCTGCAGGGGTTAAAGTTAAGGCAGCGCCACTGAGCCACACAGGGTGTGTGAACGGTCATaaacttctctttttcctgCAGACTGAGCCACATGGACCTTGGCACCATAAACCAGTAAAGTATAGATAACTTGTTAGGCAGACAAGCATTTCTGGTTTAAAGATCAGAACTGTTTTCATACAGTGAGCTTCTCTGTCACAGTGTAGTACCTACAGAATAAAAATGTGTGACttttatgcaaataaaaacacaataaaattgCACAATAATCCAATTTTCAGGCAAATCAGACCATAAAACTGACAAACATCCTCAACCAAACAATTAAGACAGTGCCgcaaacagaaacaaagcccATTTGTGCCTCATTCACCCCTCAGCCTCTAATTAAACCCGTAAATTGTCGCATCTCTTCCGCTTAGCTGCTCGTATCTGACACATTATCTAATGCGAAAGCGCCCTTTGTGGAGAGCCTACAATATGGGACTCTGCTTGCCTGCGTGCAGCACAGATGGCTGTGAGGTGATCCCTACATGCTCTGGGGACGAAAAAGCCTTGAACATATCGTGTTCTCTTCCTCTGTTATCTTTGCTGCTGATgactttttggggggaagtaGTCAACACCGCCCACACACGTATAATTTCAAGTTGATTCGCTGCATGAATGAATCCTGACTCCTAATAACATTTTATACTGCTTGTTGTTTACTATAGTGACCTCTGCCGTATAACTTTTACCTGAATAAGAATAAGGTACCAATCAAGAGGGAAAACAGTCTTACAGCAACCTCTTAAATTGTGCAAAGAAATTTAAGTGTCATCAAAAAGACAAAATCCCCCGACACTCGTTTCACTTGGGCAGCAGATGAGATTAGAAGCAGATGTTTCAGCTAAATAAAAACCCGTAAATCTACTAcaacaacattaaaaacaaacagcaactttATTTCTTAATGATATGTTTGAATTactgttaaaataaaagttgaggattttttgtttttgttttgttttttattcgtCGCTTTGTCGGGCAGGCCTGTCTACGCAACATCTCACCGGCAGACACCTGAGCCAGCCAGCGAAGAGACAACcaggtagaaaaaaaaacagcttcatTTAACATCTATTTAATTCATGTAAAATAGTAAAAACTGTTGTTATTTTTATCATACCTTGTGCCTAAATTCTCGAGCAACTTTCCGCTCCATTGTTGAGAAACACCACAAAGCGGTCCGACGTGAGATCTCAGCGTTGGTCAAGTTTGACGGGAAGCGGCCGGAGGTCAATACGTCAAGGTAGTAGGACTGCAATCGGAGCTTCCGGTTAAAAATGTTATAGTGATATGCTTATTCGTCAAAATTAAAGGGGTCTTTGTTGTAAATATAGTCACTTTTAATATTGAAAAACATCGTGTCCACAAAATTTAATTGCTGTACGCTTTATTTCAAGCTCAAATTTATAATTAAgacctttattttgaagggttGACTGTGTCGCTTGGACTTCTTGCTAAGTCTGATTAATTTGTTgataattaaacaaataaataaaggattgaATAAATAAACGAATTAAACACACGTCatcatatgttttttttaataaatatattcatgataataaaatattatattatattttttaggTTGTTGTCTCTACGGTCCCTAGGTGGCAAAATAACGTCTGTTACGGCTGAGTTCCTACGAAGAAGAAAAAGGGGCGGTAACTTCCTGATTTCAAAAGAACAACACCGCGGTGCTGCTAGACTGTTTAAAGTTGTAACGGGTGAGTAAAATTCAGAAGTATTTAAGCGAAAAGAAAACCTGGAAAAACGTACGACAGCTATATTGGTGCGCTATATAATATGACATTTCTTATTTCTCATGAATTCATcaccatgaaaaataaaacatacctACTCATTTTGCTACGACATGCTCTTTTTTATAGATTATTTTTTATGTGAAGTACAGGTTCTTTGTGACCAACTGAATCATTGACGTGGCCGTTTAATATGGGTTTAAAGCGTTAAATTATCCCTCGGCAAGAATAGCGGACTGGTTTTAAAAGTCCCGCTCCCCCTACCGCCCAGTGTGTGGCAACCGAGATACACGACTGGTATAAATTACCCTGTTAGCTCTGCAATCCACTCTAGAAGTTCTTTTAGTTGACGTATTCACCGGTTATGTAACGTGTCATAATAATTAGAAATACTGCAAAGGGTAATATTTTGCTTGTCCACCAATTCCTAATACaagatgtgtttatttttttctaatgatGTATTTCAGTATTTGTATAATTATATCTGTTCTGCTGACTCCGTTTATGCTCTTTACATAATTGGGCTCTTAAAGTATGTGAATATTAAGACCACAAAACTGTTTTAAGTgctcattatttaaaaacaactcaTTATTCATGTAAACCTTTTAAGCATCTGTATATGTATTTTCCATTTTGTTTACAGTGTCTGCAACAGGATGGGGTCCCCAAAGAAACATGCAACACCACACAGGTAAAGAACATGCATTTGACACGCTGAACGCTGGACTTTTGTTGCCATAGCACAGAGTGAGCCAGAGTAATGCTTTTTACTTTAATCTCCCTAAATGATACTTGGATTTATTGTGACAGTCTGGTTCCCCTACTGTTACAGACTCATCCCACATGGATTAAGCGTTATTACCTAAATGGGTTTAAATTCCTGGGTAATCCTTTACGCAGTTTATATGTCATTGGTAAAGTGCTGTGATATTGTAGCTGTTACAGTTACAACCAAAGTGTGAGTCTTCAATGCCCAAATGTAAATTGTATGCCAGTATCATCTTCTTCAAAATGCTTcatgttctttgttttctttttctgtttttcacccACCAGGACTACTATTCGTACCCCGGGTCAGGAGCTTGACTCGCCACTCCCCCCTATTCACGAGCGTCTGGCGCAACTGCGTCCATCCAGAGAGCTTCTGGAGTTCTACAGACAGAAGATTGCCCAGTTTGATAGCGAGCACTTGGAGCTGCTGCAGATGCtggaaaagtataaaagccTCACTGAAGATCAGGTGAGAGATGGGAGTCAATGTGAGAGGCTTTGATGTTAAGCCATTTGTGCCAAAGAATCTTTGCCTGACTAATCTTGCCTCCCTTCATAATGCCCTGAAAGCATAAGCTACAGTGGGAAATACGACAGCGCGAAGGAGAGATTGCAGAGCTTCAGAGTGCTCTGAGTGACATGCAGGTCTACCTTTTCCAAGAGAGAGAGCAGTCTCTGCGGCTTTATGCAGAAAACGACAGACTAAAGATCAGGTAGGTGTACAGTTCAACCTTAAGTATAGCATTTAATATTGATAAAAGTGAGTCACAGTGCCTGCAGAGAATGATTACTATTCTGTCGATAGTGATGAGTTACTTTACCATCTGGCTTACTGCAACTGACcaagtatttattttatttttttacatatttttaataattaaaaccagTGGAATGCACAGATATATGTTAACATATTTCGTTAAGAAAGTTGAAGCCTATACAAGTTATTCTTGACTGATAGCAGTAGGTGTGTGGCATTTGATATCTTGATAACTTGTAACCACCATTATCTGTTGTTGCTTCTGTGTATAAAACTTTATTACCATCTAGCCACTGTTTTACAGAGAGCTGGAGGACAGGAAGAAAATCCAACACCTTCTTGCTCTTGTGGGTCCTGATACAGGAGAGATGACATATTTCCACCGGGAACCTCCTCACAAGGTACGTGCTTACTTCATTGTAGGTCATTTTCTGAGTCGATGCTTTGAACTCAAATTTATAATCTCAGTAAGATACACTGGATTGGCTGGTGCTGCTAAACAGAACTACAGCATTTTTAATGATATTAGCAAAGTCCTTCTAAAAGCAAGCCTCCGTTTGGCTGTTATCATGGTAATGCAGTCAGGCAGTTGTTTAGGGTTATGACATTGAAGCTCCCAGAGTAGTTAAAAATACTGTTGTACTACTGTTATTGCTATATTTCAGGTCACTATCTCACAGAGGTACCCAGAGTCAAGACTGGAGGAAAGTCTCAGTCTTAGGCCAACAAAGTTGAgacctgctgcaaccaggaaaggtttgaaaatatatttttctacaaataatattattttctttcgtctgattattcaagaaaatgtgaatgtattttatttgtgttgttgtttttgtttgtttttaatcaagTCATCACTACTTATGTATTTAAACCAGCCTTTTGTAATGACCATGccgttttgattttatatttaaGCAGAGAGTGGCAGGAGAACTAAATTTGCAGATAGAGAAAATGGAGAGAACTTGGTACAGTACAACAATGAAAAAGAGACATTGTTGCTACAGGTATGGGCCCACTTTATGTATGCTTGAAATGCGATTTCATTTATATGATCTGTTACAGAAAGttaaacatttctttctcttgtgTGTCCTGTGTTTACATTTTGTGGCACATGTCTCCAGGTGGAGGCGTTGCAGGCTCAAATGGAAGAGCAGACTCGCCTGGCCAAAGAGCAGGTGGACGCTCTGCTGGAGGATCGAAAGATTAAAGCAGAGGAGGCCGAGGCACAGCGGCAGAGAGATCAGGACCGCATTGCTGCTCTGACTGACAAGTTAGTCTTATAGTTTATGTAGTTTATGATGTCtgtatttttagttatttatcaTTGTGACTTATAGCTGTTTGTAAAACAAACCTCTAGACTTTTGTCTTCTGTGGCTGACATTAAATTTCCATTAAATTTCcagatttacttttatttatctcCTTTGACATGTCAGACTCCAGCGAACTCAGAACCTGTTGCATGAGAGCACCAGAGATTTTTTACAGCTAAAGTTTGACACACGAGCTAATGAGAAGAGCTGGATGGTGGAGAAGGATCGCCTGCTGAGGGAACTGGACTCCTGCCACAGCCGTCTTAGGAAGGCCAGGGGTGTCAGCACTGAGTTGGGGCGAACGTGGCAgcccagcagcagcacagccctCCCTCAGCCTCAGTCAGAGTCAGATCAGCCACACAAAGAGGAGTTAAAGGTAACATTAACTATCTGTTTGTGTTCATGAAAGTCTGTAAGAAGTATTTCCTGATTCCATTTCGCGAGGTTGTATAAATGCCTTTTATTAATGTCTTCAGAATAAATCACAGTTTTTTGGCGAGTTCATTGTagtctctgtttttttctttattcttttttcaaACAGATATTGCAGGAGGAGCTGAAGCAAGCCAACCGTCTGGCAGACATGTACAGGGAGCAGTGCATTACTTTTGAAACAGAACTGTCCCAAATCAGAGAGGAAGGGGATGTGGGCAGGGAAATATTCAAGGTACACCAGTTTGATTGATGGTTCAGTCTGTACAAGCCTTATACACATCTCTGATTAAATGGTATCTGATGTTGATGGCGATCACCAAGTTTCTTTTTACTGATACCTTGCTTCTGTGTGCAGGAGCGTTCAGAGAAAATGGCCAAGCGCCTCCAGCTGATGACTCAGCGTTATGAGGCATTGGAGAAGAGGAGGGTGATGGAGGTGGAGGGCTTCAAGGCAGACCTTAAACtcctcagacagaaactcaaaGATGTAGAAAAACAGCTTCTGAAGGTAAAAAGATCAAACTGTGTGACCAATTGATTTTTATTAGAAAGTTATTTGTGATCTCAGCATGCCTGTGCTTGTTTTTACATATTATAAGCACTGTGAATGGctttaattttaatgaaaaacaaagttaaGCAAAACCTTCACCCATCTTCCTTCAATTTTTCCACCTTGCTCATGTCCAAAATCACATTTTAGTAAGTATTGACTGGGAGATTCTCTTTTCATCAGGTTACCTTGAATGTGGGGCCCAACCAGGACTTAGCCATCCTTCATGAAGTACGACAAACCAATGCCAGGACCAAAAAGGTTCAGGGCGAGCTGATGGCTCTGAAGGCAAAAATCTTTGGACTTGAAAATGAGCTAAGATACAGCTGAGAATAATGCTCTGATATTTTCTGTAATGTGTAGCTGTGTTTATCTCTGTTATGGCTGCTTATTctgctgtgtttatttttaaaaactagaCTAAATGTTGTTGATATTTTGTGCTTTGGACTAATAAAAATCGTAGAGTTATTTTAAATCAGTGTACAATCAGttctttatatttaattaaaaaagatgcagctttgaattttttttactgtgacaACCAaattgttgtcatttttatttttggaattgggcagttttttaaattttcacatACAGATGAATGTTGGATGTCATCTTGGGATCATGGAACAGACGTTCATGTTCCACATCAAATGTGTAACCTTTATTGAAACAAGTACATACTATTCAAagtttactgaatatgaatttatttgtacttttaaaatcatgtatttttttaaaaaatatgacaTATATAAGAACTTATGTTTACTAATGTGTTACATAGAAGCGTTTCAATAAGGAAAGATTATTAGAAAGGATGAAAATGATTTATCGATGAACAGAATATACACGGTTAGACTCCGATGGCCTATCTCAGCCGAATGGACCCTGGCTGTAAAAGGGATTAGAGCAGGACCCCCGGAGCTGAGATGAAGGTGGCTTGAATGGAGTTTGAGTGATGAGAGGTGGAGGTGGGCGGCACAAAGGCATCTGCAAAGGAGAATGACAGTAAACTAACTGAAGTAGGTAAAAATGTCAACAAACCTTGCTACTGGTTATAATAACCCAGATAAAATTAAGTAAAGTTTTTGTAAAACTAAGTGCAAATAATCAAGAAAaaatatgtacaaaaaaaaaataattattcgTATATTCGTTTTGTTTTATACAACTATACATGAAATGTGTCAGAAATGAGGAAAATTAGAGGGGGGAAATGCAAACATGCaaatcataaaatgtaatattttggggtctttttttaaagataataTAGTTTTGTATCTTTGCCATGAAATTTACAGTTATTTATACATGATgttgaaactaataaataaataataatattagtaTTGTGTTCAGGTACAGAGTTTATTGAGTTTCAAAGTTAGTAAGTTAGAAAGTGACTTTCATTTCTACAAAAATGATAAACGTGTGGGTTTCCGTTGTTGACGTAATATTGGACCTGGAAGTTCAACGGTTTGCTTCTTTGCGCATGCGTCCTCAGAGCTATGACAAATTGTACCGCTCCTCGGTATACGCCCGTATATTACAGTATGAGGAGCGCAGAGTATGGTATTGACTTAGACTGATAAAAATATCATGACCCGGTTCTTCAGCGGTCACATTTGCTAAGTTAGCCGTTACCGTTGGCGCAGCTAAAGCTAGCTCGGCCgtgtctgttgttgttgttgtttacacGTCGTCTTTTCCACTAAAGTGCCTGAAACAATGCAGAGAGTGAGATATTTAAAGAGTGGCTGGCAGCTGCTGAAATCAAGCTGCGAGGGAGCAGCAAAGCAAGCGAACACCCAGTCTTCGGCCTCAAGATGTTATAGCCATGTAAGTCAACGCTTTGTACAAACTGTATTAACGAGAGTGGAGAAGGGAGTGCTGATTGAAAGCACGGTGGCGCTCCATCCCATTTCAGTGCTACCTGTCAAAGAAATGTATCCTGACAGAAGAGTATTCAATCTCAAGTTatccaaatttttttttttaacattttctgctcAGCCATCTTTgacttaaatataaatattctaATCTAAAGTTTGGAAATATCCGGTGATTTCTGTGAAGTTTTAGTCTCTTTTGTTAAAGCCCATTCACCCACTTTCAAATCTTTTTCCACACTTTGAAATCTCAGACCATGTTTGAACACAACTTCACATTTGTCTCATGTGTCTGGGTATTGGCTAACTAAAAAAGTCAAGCAGTCCTGCAGAGTGCCATATTTGAAAACTGCTAATAAAAAATCACATTGGAAAGAGGACTCACAATTTCTGAATGACGTAGTTGTATTTTACAAGAAGAAGCACTCAGAGTGCAAACCTCCACCAAGGCTACCCGCTATTAAGGGAagtattacattttgtatgtatgaattttgttttctttgtttgtttgtttttaaaaaaaaattattttaagaagtttgtagtgcagtaaaaatTAGGTAAAGGTAGGATTACAGATGTTTAATTTGATTATACAAATATTATGTAGGAGTGGGTAATGGATAATAGGTACTGACTTGCAGCTCTTTTTTCTTGATAATACTTTCTTTAACGATATAATACATTTTGGAGTCAACTCCACAAAGAAAgcttgaggtcagaggtcaaatataACATCATTTGGATGCAGACTATATTATTTTTAGTCCCCATATACCAATATCATTTCCTAAATGTTGCCAATACAAACAATGGCAGTAGAATTCTAAACATAATTTTGAAGATAAAAGACTGAATGTTTGATGTTGTttgaccttgaaggagaggCCAGAGGACAAATGTgccacattttacatttttataaagtaattttttatgtttacaATGCACACCAAACTTGTAAGGGACTTATAAGGAATGCATGaatgtttttcatatttttatttgtcaaaCGCAGATCCTCAATAAATTTTATGGTAAGAAATGTGAAAGAACTTTGagatatttatatttgaataTTTCCTTAGATTTCAGTGTGTGAAAAAAGTGAGTGGATGGGCTCTTTCTTAAACAATATCTAGGAAACTTTTTAATATAATAAGCTAAAATCTCAGAGCAATTATTATAAATATGTAGAAACTTACAAGATGGTGGAGCAAAAGGCCAGAGACTGAATGTCCCAGCAGGAGAGCATGCTGAGGCTACTCACTGCACACATTGATCATTGTATTTTTAGTATACTATAGTATATAGTACGGTATAGATTATTTTAGTATCTATTCATCAGTGTTCAATCACTAACTTTAATAAAACTATGCTGCATAGCTCATAGAAGCTGCAGTGGGATCAAAGTCTCACTCAGTTCAGTGTGCCTGCAGCGATGAGCTCTCAAAGACTGCTCAGAATGCAGTATCAGTTAATGAGTAACCTTATGTTGTCATACTACACATGTCCCCACTCTGTCGCCTGCTCCCTCCTCAGGCAAGCAGCTCCTTCGGGCTCCTCTTTGACATTGACGGGGTGCTGGTGAGAGGCAAGACTCCGATCCCTGCAGCCAA
The Maylandia zebra isolate NMK-2024a linkage group LG7, Mzebra_GT3a, whole genome shotgun sequence DNA segment above includes these coding regions:
- the ccdc77 gene encoding coiled-coil domain-containing protein 77 isoform X2 is translated as MGSPKKHATPHRTTIRTPGQELDSPLPPIHERLAQLRPSRELLEFYRQKIAQFDSEHLELLQMLEKYKSLTEDQHKLQWEIRQREGEIAELQSALSDMQVYLFQEREQSLRLYAENDRLKIRELEDRKKIQHLLALVGPDTGEMTYFHREPPHKVTISQRYPESRLEESLSLRPTKLRPAATRKESGRRTKFADRENGENLVQYNNEKETLLLQVEALQAQMEEQTRLAKEQVDALLEDRKIKAEEAEAQRQRDQDRIAALTDKLQRTQNLLHESTRDFLQLKFDTRANEKSWMVEKDRLLRELDSCHSRLRKARGVSTELGRTWQPSSSTALPQPQSESDQPHKEELKILQEELKQANRLADMYREQCITFETELSQIREEGDVGREIFKERSEKMAKRLQLMTQRYEALEKRRVMEVEGFKADLKLLRQKLKDVEKQLLKVTLNVGPNQDLAILHEVRQTNARTKKVQGELMALKAKIFGLENELRYS
- the ccdc77 gene encoding coiled-coil domain-containing protein 77 isoform X1; the encoded protein is MGSPKKHATPHRTTIRTPGQELDSPLPPIHERLAQLRPSRELLEFYRQKIAQFDSEHLELLQMLEKYKSLTEDQHKLQWEIRQREGEIAELQSALSDMQVYLFQEREQSLRLYAENDRLKIRELEDRKKIQHLLALVGPDTGEMTYFHREPPHKVTISQRYPESRLEESLSLRPTKLRPAATRKAESGRRTKFADRENGENLVQYNNEKETLLLQVEALQAQMEEQTRLAKEQVDALLEDRKIKAEEAEAQRQRDQDRIAALTDKLQRTQNLLHESTRDFLQLKFDTRANEKSWMVEKDRLLRELDSCHSRLRKARGVSTELGRTWQPSSSTALPQPQSESDQPHKEELKILQEELKQANRLADMYREQCITFETELSQIREEGDVGREIFKERSEKMAKRLQLMTQRYEALEKRRVMEVEGFKADLKLLRQKLKDVEKQLLKVTLNVGPNQDLAILHEVRQTNARTKKVQGELMALKAKIFGLENELRYS